One Sphingobacteruim zhuxiongii DNA window includes the following coding sequences:
- a CDS encoding M13 family metallopeptidase, producing the protein MKKYVLIAALMTGSALGFAQDHQAINVSYMDKNVRPQDDFYNYVNGNWMKTVQIPSDKARWGSFDALAENTDENSLKLLKTSLDQKFEKGSDGQKIADLYRSFVDFDSRNKLGLAPIQQQLKDIDAVKDLKGLYSYFLKYAEIGGNPFFGAYVYAHMKNSNMNAVYLGGGGLGLGRSYYQKVDEKNTETLGNYQSYINTLYSKVDQKTKDLKGPKIVEFEKLIASKLKTVEEQRDAQKRYNPIAVNDLGKLVKNMDVAKYIRSVGFTADTVIIGELKYYQELDQIVNQANLPVIKEYLKFHVMDDATGYLTKELDDLSFEFYGKKLRGQKEQRALDKRGLAFVNSNVGELLGKLYVKEHFPAEAKQTCEEMVQYLVKSFNQHIKDLAWMSPATKEKALEKLSKFNVKIGYPDKWKDYSNLSVGTSLIENVRNMNRWSFKENLAKQGKPVDKSEWGMYPQMVNAYYSPLFNEIVFPAAILQPPFYDYKADPAVNFGGIGAVIGHELSHGFDDSGSQYDGNGNLNNWWTDDDRAKFEKAADALVAQFESYEPVPGVFVNGRFTLGENIGDLGGSSVAFDALKMYLKDKGNPGLIDGFTQEQRFFLSWATIWRSKTTDEFVVNQVKTDPHSPAQFRAFGPIINLDGFHDAFQTKEGDKLFVPKGKRIVIW; encoded by the coding sequence ATGAAAAAATACGTATTGATTGCTGCATTGATGACTGGTTCGGCCTTAGGCTTCGCTCAAGACCACCAAGCTATCAATGTGTCCTACATGGACAAAAATGTTCGTCCGCAGGATGACTTTTATAATTATGTCAATGGAAACTGGATGAAAACCGTACAAATTCCTTCCGACAAAGCGCGTTGGGGATCATTTGATGCCTTAGCAGAGAACACGGATGAAAACAGCTTAAAACTTCTTAAAACATCCTTAGATCAAAAATTTGAAAAAGGATCTGATGGACAAAAGATTGCCGATTTATACCGTTCATTTGTTGACTTTGATTCGCGTAATAAATTAGGCTTGGCGCCAATTCAACAACAGTTGAAGGATATCGATGCGGTTAAGGATTTGAAGGGACTATATAGCTATTTCTTGAAATACGCTGAAATTGGTGGTAACCCATTCTTTGGGGCTTATGTCTATGCACATATGAAAAACAGTAATATGAATGCTGTTTATCTAGGTGGTGGAGGTTTAGGTCTTGGACGCAGCTACTATCAAAAAGTTGATGAAAAGAATACTGAAACGTTAGGAAACTACCAAAGCTACATCAACACTTTATATTCAAAGGTTGATCAAAAAACTAAAGACTTAAAAGGTCCTAAAATTGTAGAATTTGAAAAGCTGATCGCCTCTAAATTGAAAACAGTAGAGGAGCAACGCGATGCCCAAAAGCGTTATAATCCGATTGCTGTTAATGATTTAGGTAAACTCGTGAAAAATATGGATGTTGCAAAATACATTCGTAGTGTAGGTTTCACAGCAGATACCGTTATTATTGGGGAGTTAAAATACTACCAAGAGTTAGATCAAATTGTAAATCAAGCGAATCTTCCTGTTATCAAAGAATACTTAAAATTCCATGTAATGGATGATGCGACAGGGTACTTAACAAAGGAGCTTGATGATTTATCGTTTGAGTTCTACGGTAAGAAATTAAGAGGACAAAAAGAACAACGTGCATTAGATAAGCGCGGTTTGGCATTTGTGAACAGTAATGTAGGTGAGCTTTTAGGTAAGTTATATGTAAAAGAACATTTTCCAGCAGAAGCAAAGCAGACATGTGAAGAAATGGTACAATACCTCGTTAAGTCATTCAATCAACATATTAAAGACTTAGCTTGGATGTCTCCAGCGACAAAGGAAAAGGCTTTAGAGAAACTCTCTAAGTTCAATGTGAAGATCGGTTATCCAGACAAATGGAAAGACTATTCAAATCTTAGTGTTGGTACCAGCTTGATCGAGAATGTACGCAACATGAATCGTTGGTCTTTCAAAGAGAATCTAGCAAAGCAAGGGAAACCTGTTGATAAATCAGAATGGGGTATGTATCCTCAAATGGTAAATGCATATTACAGTCCACTATTTAATGAGATTGTTTTTCCAGCGGCAATTCTTCAACCTCCATTCTACGATTACAAAGCGGATCCAGCAGTTAACTTTGGTGGTATTGGTGCAGTGATCGGTCATGAACTGTCTCACGGTTTTGATGACTCAGGTTCACAATATGATGGTAATGGTAACTTGAACAACTGGTGGACAGATGACGATAGAGCGAAGTTTGAAAAAGCTGCGGATGCTCTAGTGGCTCAGTTTGAATCGTATGAACCTGTACCGGGAGTATTTGTTAACGGTCGTTTTACATTAGGTGAAAACATCGGTGACTTGGGTGGTTCTTCTGTTGCTTTCGATGCCTTAAAAATGTATTTGAAAGACAAAGGAAATCCAGGCTTAATTGATGGATTTACACAAGAACAGCGTTTCTTCTTATCATGGGCTACCATCTGGCGTTCTAAAACAACAGATGAATTTGTTGTTAACCAAGTGAAAACAGATCCACACTCTCCAGCACAATTTCGTGCATTTGGACCAATCATCAACTTAGATGGTTTCCATGATGCATTCCAAACGAAAGAAGGTGATAAATTATTCGTGCCAAAAGGCAAACGTATTGTTATTTGGTAA
- a CDS encoding YegP family protein: MGKFVMSTRKNGEFQFNLKASNGQVILTSEGYTTKSACENGISSVKKNAADSGKFEKLTAKNGKFYFNLKAGNGQIIGTSEMYASESGRANGIKSVQENAPEAATEDLTS, translated from the coding sequence ATGGGAAAATTTGTAATGTCTACCCGAAAGAACGGAGAATTTCAATTTAATCTAAAAGCTTCTAACGGGCAGGTTATTTTGACAAGCGAAGGATATACAACGAAATCAGCCTGTGAAAATGGTATTTCTTCCGTTAAAAAAAATGCTGCTGACAGCGGCAAATTTGAGAAGTTAACTGCAAAGAATGGAAAGTTCTATTTCAATCTAAAAGCAGGTAATGGACAAATTATCGGCACTAGTGAAATGTATGCGAGTGAGTCTGGACGTGCAAATGGAATAAAGTCGGTTCAGGAAAATGCACCTGAAGCAGCGACTGAAGATTTAACTAGCTAG
- a CDS encoding YchJ family protein, producing the protein MKQLCPCGSTLSYQNCCNQIHEDLSQAESAEQLMRARYSAFCLELIDFLYQTFHPQTRRFQKKAEIEIWAKENNWQELELIKSTNSTVEFKAYYIDMQGELHIHHEKSTFKQLNGVWYYYDGKMKA; encoded by the coding sequence ATGAAACAACTTTGTCCTTGCGGTTCTACCCTTTCCTATCAAAATTGTTGCAATCAAATTCATGAAGACCTCAGCCAAGCAGAGAGTGCTGAGCAATTGATGCGCGCTCGTTACTCCGCCTTCTGTTTGGAGCTTATTGATTTTTTGTATCAAACATTTCATCCACAGACGCGCAGATTTCAGAAAAAAGCAGAAATTGAAATTTGGGCGAAAGAGAATAATTGGCAAGAGCTCGAGCTTATCAAGTCTACAAACTCAACAGTCGAATTCAAGGCTTATTACATTGATATGCAGGGAGAACTCCACATACATCATGAAAAATCGACCTTTAAGCAGCTTAACGGCGTTTGGTATTATTATGATGGAAAAATGAAAGCCTAA
- a CDS encoding lipocalin-like domain-containing protein — MTTIKNELIGTWTLLSYIEIPTNGADSTFPMGKSPVGTIMYGADGYMSVQISNPARQKFNSNDRYVADAAEMEACVKGFIAFSGSYHIDNKQAVVKYHINNSSYPNWEGEIQERKVDFEGDILYLKSVEPILSGGFYVHSYMTWRRIEKQELISRRDRFLEINANKQKYTSLEDLD; from the coding sequence ATGACAACGATAAAAAACGAACTAATCGGGACTTGGACCCTTTTATCCTATATTGAAATACCTACAAACGGCGCTGATAGTACATTTCCGATGGGCAAAAGCCCTGTTGGAACCATTATGTATGGCGCTGACGGCTATATGTCTGTGCAGATATCAAATCCAGCACGGCAGAAATTCAACTCGAATGATCGATATGTCGCTGATGCTGCAGAAATGGAAGCCTGTGTGAAGGGCTTCATCGCATTCTCGGGCAGTTACCATATCGATAATAAACAAGCGGTCGTAAAATACCATATCAACAATTCATCCTATCCAAACTGGGAGGGGGAGATTCAAGAGCGAAAGGTCGATTTTGAAGGTGACATCTTATATTTGAAATCTGTAGAACCGATTCTTTCGGGTGGTTTCTATGTGCATAGTTACATGACTTGGCGAAGAATCGAAAAACAGGAGTTGATTTCGAGGCGTGATCGCTTTCTAGAAATCAACGCTAACAAGCAGAAATACACATCTTTAGAAGACTTAGATTAA
- a CDS encoding amidophosphoribosyltransferase, with the protein MSDAIKHECGIALIRLLKPLSYYQEKYGTPYYGINKLYLLMEKQHNRGQDGAGIATIKFDVKPGNRYISRYRAMGSSAVAEIFEYVQKKFAAVQKAFPEEAKDTQWLKENVSFTGEVLLGHLRYGTHGKNSIESCHPFLRQNNWMSRNLVVAGNFNMTNVDELLQQLYDLGQHPKEQADTVTVLEKIGHFLDEENQKLFDSFKKDGLSNIEISAQIAKNIDVSKILTRSAKTWDGGYTIAGIFGHGDAFVMRDPAGIRPAFYYQDDEVLVVASERPVIQTAFNVPLDSVKEIKPGHALIAKKDGTISQEMFREPVEQKSCSFERIYFSRGSDADIYKERKSLGSLLCPQVLQSIDGDIKNTVFSFIPNTAEVSYYGMMEGIREHVRKVQKDVLLNRTDKITDQELEEVLNMSPRFEKLNVKDAKLRTFITQDADRQDMVQHVYDTTYGIVRDHEDTIVAIDDSIVRGTTLKQSILTILDRLNPKKIVIVSSAPQIRYPDCYGIDMSRMGEFVAFEAAISLLRKNGLAHIIDEVYQKCVASVTMPKDQVENYVKAIYEPFTDVQISEEIGRIVKPHSLKAELEVIFQTLDNLHVACPSHKGDWYFSGNYPTPGGNKVVNRAFMNWMEGKNVRAYFSS; encoded by the coding sequence ATGAGTGACGCTATAAAACACGAGTGCGGTATAGCACTTATTCGATTGTTAAAACCCCTATCTTATTATCAAGAAAAATACGGTACGCCCTACTATGGGATCAACAAGTTGTACCTGCTTATGGAGAAGCAGCACAACCGTGGTCAGGATGGCGCTGGTATTGCGACGATAAAATTCGACGTAAAACCAGGTAACCGTTATATCTCTCGTTATAGAGCAATGGGTTCATCAGCAGTCGCGGAAATTTTTGAATACGTTCAAAAGAAGTTCGCAGCAGTACAGAAAGCATTTCCTGAAGAAGCTAAAGATACCCAATGGCTGAAAGAAAATGTAAGTTTTACCGGAGAGGTGCTTTTGGGACACCTACGCTATGGTACCCATGGTAAAAACAGTATCGAGAGCTGCCATCCATTCTTGCGCCAGAATAACTGGATGTCGAGAAATTTGGTCGTTGCTGGAAACTTTAATATGACCAACGTAGATGAGCTATTGCAGCAACTTTACGATTTAGGTCAGCACCCTAAGGAACAAGCGGATACTGTTACGGTATTAGAGAAGATTGGACATTTCTTAGATGAGGAAAATCAAAAACTGTTTGACTCCTTTAAGAAAGATGGTCTTTCAAACATCGAAATCTCTGCACAAATCGCAAAAAATATTGATGTATCGAAGATATTAACTCGTTCTGCGAAGACTTGGGATGGTGGATATACGATTGCAGGTATCTTCGGACATGGTGACGCCTTTGTTATGCGTGACCCTGCAGGTATTCGTCCAGCATTCTACTACCAAGACGATGAAGTTTTAGTGGTAGCATCTGAGCGCCCTGTTATTCAAACAGCGTTTAATGTTCCTTTAGATTCGGTAAAAGAAATCAAACCAGGACATGCACTGATTGCTAAAAAAGACGGAACAATTTCTCAAGAGATGTTTAGAGAGCCTGTTGAGCAAAAGTCTTGTTCTTTCGAACGTATCTACTTTTCTCGCGGGTCAGATGCCGATATTTACAAAGAGCGTAAATCTTTAGGTAGCTTATTATGTCCTCAAGTCCTTCAAAGTATAGATGGTGATATAAAGAATACGGTATTTTCTTTTATTCCTAATACGGCCGAAGTTTCCTACTACGGGATGATGGAAGGAATTCGCGAACACGTTAGAAAAGTACAAAAGGATGTTCTTTTAAATCGTACCGATAAAATCACGGATCAAGAACTAGAAGAAGTTTTAAATATGTCTCCGCGTTTTGAAAAATTGAACGTGAAAGACGCAAAACTACGTACGTTTATCACGCAGGATGCCGATCGTCAAGATATGGTTCAACACGTGTATGATACAACTTACGGAATTGTTCGTGATCATGAAGATACAATTGTAGCTATCGATGACTCGATCGTACGTGGTACAACGTTAAAACAAAGTATTCTAACGATTTTAGATCGTTTAAATCCAAAGAAAATTGTCATTGTATCCTCGGCGCCTCAAATTCGTTATCCAGACTGTTACGGTATTGATATGTCCAGAATGGGCGAGTTTGTAGCTTTCGAAGCAGCTATCTCTTTATTACGTAAGAATGGCTTAGCGCACATTATTGATGAGGTTTATCAAAAATGTGTGGCATCTGTTACAATGCCTAAAGATCAAGTTGAAAACTACGTGAAGGCGATATATGAGCCATTTACAGACGTGCAGATTTCTGAAGAAATTGGTCGCATTGTAAAACCACATAGCTTAAAGGCTGAGCTGGAGGTAATCTTCCAAACGCTAGATAATTTACATGTCGCTTGCCCGAGTCATAAAGGGGACTGGTATTTCTCTGGAAATTATCCTACTCCTGGAGGCAACAAGGTTGTTAACCGTGCTTTCATGAACTGGATGGAAGGTAAAAATGTAAGAGCTTATTTCAGTAGTTAA
- a CDS encoding murein L,D-transpeptidase catalytic domain family protein has product MNKLMFFSLWAVATSLLPVDQNSSNAKTIHKENKTIETEHIDPTRSLYEELKLSKILKWDAFEQAMQGYGKLNPKNRDIITIIDFTLSSTQKRMYVIDLKNKKLLYHNIVSHGRNSGEKFATTFSNKHGSYQSSLGFYYTEGTYQGGNGYSLRLNGLEKGINDQALARAIVVHGADYCSQNVINSTGRLGRSYGCPALPRELSKPIINTIKNGSLMFIYAGNKDYLASTRLIKSNPILPNPTMIAEHSDEIEKDSKAVLN; this is encoded by the coding sequence ATGAATAAACTAATGTTTTTTTCATTGTGGGCAGTAGCTACGTCTTTACTACCGGTAGACCAAAACAGCAGCAATGCTAAAACAATCCACAAAGAAAACAAGACAATCGAGACAGAACATATTGATCCAACAAGAAGTCTCTACGAAGAGTTGAAGCTTTCCAAGATTTTAAAATGGGATGCCTTTGAGCAAGCCATGCAAGGTTACGGGAAGTTAAATCCTAAGAACAGGGATATAATCACGATTATTGATTTTACATTATCATCGACGCAGAAACGGATGTATGTAATCGATTTAAAGAACAAGAAACTATTATATCATAATATAGTTTCACATGGAAGAAATAGCGGTGAGAAATTCGCGACTACGTTTTCGAATAAACATGGCTCCTACCAGAGTTCTTTAGGTTTTTATTATACAGAAGGAACCTATCAAGGTGGTAACGGTTATTCATTACGATTGAATGGCCTAGAGAAAGGAATCAATGATCAAGCATTAGCGCGAGCTATTGTTGTTCATGGTGCGGATTATTGCAGCCAGAATGTGATCAACTCGACAGGAAGACTCGGCAGAAGCTATGGATGTCCAGCATTACCTCGTGAATTGAGTAAACCGATCATCAACACCATTAAAAACGGCTCATTGATGTTCATCTACGCAGGAAACAAGGATTACTTAGCTAGTACGAGATTGATAAAATCAAATCCTATCCTTCCAAATCCGACGATGATCGCCGAGCATTCGGATGAGATAGAAAAAGACAGCAAAGCAGTTTTAAATTAA
- a CDS encoding L,D-transpeptidase, with translation MRRYSLFLMLLAIIAVSSCTNSSEKTIDPTIQRKNDSLERVKKAEEEAKAKPRTAADIKLEKELTYDQHSLEETYPYKDTTRQFQLEKIKEKLAFIENFQRAPHNYAVLQNYKNRNGESPVVEHFVRNAYKRVSDTLGTERYQSAPLYPAEDSDKPAIYGRDGSLVSLESSDTLKMVKVNGISFEGSWFVPKRYVKSIGDSLNITHVNFVDVTNQNILTVERTGEDEWKIRSMNPATSGLHRPPHQMETPVGIFMVQEQKSKMFYYGDGTTTIEGFAPWASRFTNGGYIHGIPVNNPKGKIVEYSWSLGTTPRSHMCVRNASSHAKFVYDTSKPFKSLVVVID, from the coding sequence ATGAGAAGATATTCTTTGTTTTTAATGTTACTCGCTATCATTGCGGTTTCGTCGTGCACCAACTCATCAGAAAAAACGATTGATCCCACTATTCAAAGAAAGAATGATTCTTTAGAACGCGTAAAAAAAGCAGAAGAAGAAGCGAAAGCAAAACCGCGTACGGCTGCAGATATTAAGTTAGAGAAAGAACTTACCTATGATCAACATTCGCTCGAAGAAACATACCCCTACAAGGATACCACGCGACAGTTTCAGTTAGAAAAGATAAAAGAAAAACTCGCGTTTATAGAAAATTTCCAAAGAGCACCGCATAATTATGCTGTCTTACAGAACTACAAGAACCGCAATGGTGAATCTCCAGTAGTAGAACACTTCGTTAGAAATGCATATAAACGAGTTTCCGACACGCTAGGAACTGAGCGTTATCAGTCTGCACCGCTTTATCCTGCAGAAGATAGCGACAAACCCGCGATTTATGGTCGTGATGGTTCCTTAGTGAGTTTAGAGAGCAGTGACACCCTGAAGATGGTTAAAGTGAATGGAATTTCCTTTGAAGGAAGCTGGTTTGTCCCTAAACGCTATGTTAAATCAATTGGTGATTCTTTAAATATTACGCATGTTAACTTTGTCGATGTTACAAATCAAAATATTTTAACAGTCGAACGAACAGGCGAAGATGAGTGGAAAATTCGCAGTATGAATCCGGCTACATCAGGCCTCCACCGACCTCCACATCAGATGGAAACCCCAGTTGGAATCTTCATGGTACAAGAGCAAAAATCCAAGATGTTTTACTACGGAGATGGAACAACAACTATTGAAGGATTTGCGCCCTGGGCGTCCCGATTCACCAATGGAGGCTATATTCATGGTATTCCAGTTAACAACCCAAAAGGTAAAATTGTTGAATACAGTTGGTCCCTTGGTACCACGCCTCGCTCACACATGTGTGTCAGAAATGCGTCATCACATGCTAAATTTGTTTACGACACGTCAAAACCCTTCAAATCCCTTGTCGTTGTGATTGATTAA
- a CDS encoding NUDIX hydrolase, whose translation MNEAKILQIAVAIIIDSKNRLLVVQKHSSTYYQLPGGKIETDESPQWALQRELLEELDLQITEEQIQAIGIHEAKAVNEVGMTVRGHVFQVKLTTAQEHVRPHAELKAIHWLTVDEVADFKLANLLKEFALPIWLG comes from the coding sequence ATGAATGAAGCGAAAATACTACAAATAGCTGTAGCGATTATAATAGACTCGAAGAATAGGTTATTGGTTGTTCAAAAACATTCTTCAACGTACTATCAGCTTCCGGGCGGGAAAATTGAAACTGATGAATCTCCACAATGGGCACTACAAAGGGAATTGTTGGAGGAGTTGGATTTGCAGATCACCGAGGAGCAGATTCAAGCCATTGGGATTCATGAAGCAAAGGCGGTCAACGAAGTTGGGATGACGGTCAGAGGGCATGTCTTTCAAGTGAAGCTAACGACAGCTCAAGAGCATGTTCGTCCGCATGCGGAGCTAAAAGCGATACATTGGTTAACTGTTGATGAAGTCGCTGATTTTAAACTTGCCAACTTACTCAAAGAGTTTGCATTACCCATTTGGTTGGGATAA
- a CDS encoding outer membrane beta-barrel protein: MKKLLLTLTAISAITFAANAQTEKGKIVLGGQVGFAGTSIKDTDVKTTGFNIIPQVGYFVADNIAIGTGVGYSWNKQETDKDNDATNAAFVVSPYGRMYSKNDGPVKFFGQVSVPMSWGTNKVNGDKVGTTANYGVELAPGIAYFPTSNIGIELKVRGLYYNNGTAKNEITDNKVTTSSYGLDANSLAPSLGVQFHF; encoded by the coding sequence ATGAAAAAATTATTACTTACATTAACTGCTATTTCAGCAATCACTTTCGCTGCTAATGCTCAAACTGAAAAAGGTAAAATTGTTTTAGGTGGACAAGTTGGTTTCGCTGGTACATCAATTAAAGATACAGATGTAAAAACTACTGGTTTCAACATCATCCCACAAGTAGGCTATTTCGTAGCAGATAACATCGCTATTGGTACAGGTGTAGGTTACTCTTGGAACAAACAAGAAACTGATAAAGATAATGATGCAACTAACGCTGCATTTGTAGTTTCTCCTTACGGTAGAATGTACAGCAAAAATGACGGACCTGTTAAATTCTTCGGACAAGTTTCAGTTCCAATGTCATGGGGTACAAACAAAGTGAACGGTGATAAAGTAGGTACTACTGCAAACTACGGTGTAGAATTAGCGCCAGGTATCGCTTACTTCCCTACTAGCAACATTGGTATCGAGTTAAAAGTTAGAGGTTTGTACTACAACAATGGTACTGCTAAAAACGAAATAACTGATAACAAAGTGACTACAAGCAGCTATGGTTTAGATGCTAATTCTTTAGCGCCATCTTTAGGTGTACAATTCCACTTTTAA
- a CDS encoding MFS transporter codes for MNSINSKLSSTVLWLMTIFSALIVANIYYNQPLLGKIAEEFGVSEAAVSKITVLTQLGYAFGLLLIIPLGDKMMRKRLILIDLVFVFIVLIWMAVASQLWMLFVASFLLGVTSVVPQLFIPMAADLSTPENRSKNLGLIMSGLLLGILLSRFVGGIVGDLWGWRSIYWTASILMIFSWICIYRLFPEIKPNFKGNYLSLMRSVWELAKTQPVLRLAAFRGAMGFGSLCGIFTTLAFHLEQAPFHAGPSVAGSFGLVGAAGALSAAFVGRLTKRLEVNRIILISLCVLLGSWLFTYFGGYTYIGLIIGIVLIDLGLQSTHIMNQSDFFAIKTTATSRLNTVYMVSYFIGGSLGSWFAAYAWEFAGWTGVCIVGFTFALLALTAHLLFANRLKRG; via the coding sequence ATGAATTCCATCAATTCGAAACTTTCATCGACCGTACTTTGGCTCATGACGATTTTTTCCGCGCTAATTGTCGCTAATATCTATTACAATCAGCCATTGTTGGGAAAGATTGCCGAAGAATTCGGTGTTTCAGAAGCTGCTGTTAGTAAAATTACAGTGCTTACGCAGTTGGGTTATGCTTTTGGTTTACTGTTAATTATTCCTTTAGGAGATAAAATGATGCGGAAGCGCTTGATTTTAATCGATTTGGTTTTTGTATTCATCGTTCTTATTTGGATGGCCGTAGCGAGTCAATTGTGGATGTTATTTGTTGCTTCATTTTTGTTGGGGGTAACTTCAGTCGTTCCCCAGCTGTTTATTCCTATGGCTGCAGATCTCTCCACGCCGGAAAATCGCTCTAAAAATCTCGGTTTGATTATGTCGGGATTATTATTGGGAATCCTATTATCTCGTTTTGTTGGGGGTATTGTTGGTGACTTGTGGGGTTGGCGCAGTATATATTGGACAGCATCTATTCTAATGATCTTTTCTTGGATTTGTATCTATCGGTTGTTCCCGGAAATAAAACCCAACTTTAAGGGGAACTATTTGTCTTTGATGCGTTCGGTTTGGGAACTTGCGAAAACACAACCTGTATTACGCCTTGCGGCGTTTAGAGGCGCAATGGGCTTTGGATCTTTGTGTGGAATCTTCACGACTTTGGCATTCCATTTAGAACAAGCGCCTTTTCATGCCGGTCCCTCCGTTGCAGGAAGCTTCGGACTTGTTGGGGCTGCAGGTGCATTGTCGGCTGCCTTTGTTGGAAGGTTGACAAAGCGACTCGAAGTAAATCGTATTATTCTAATCTCCTTATGTGTTTTGCTTGGGAGCTGGCTGTTCACTTATTTTGGGGGATATACCTATATCGGTTTAATTATTGGAATAGTGCTGATAGATTTAGGATTACAGTCCACGCATATCATGAATCAATCCGATTTCTTTGCCATTAAAACAACAGCAACAAGTCGATTAAACACGGTTTATATGGTAAGTTATTTTATCGGTGGATCGTTGGGATCCTGGTTTGCCGCCTATGCTTGGGAATTCGCAGGTTGGACAGGCGTCTGTATCGTAGGTTTTACATTCGCTTTATTGGCATTGACAGCACATTTACTTTTCGCCAATCGATTGAAGCGTGGGTAA